GCTGGCGCGGCGCGGCGCCGGTGCAGCGCGCGATCCTGGCGGGGGATGCGGAGACGGGGGTCGGCATCATGCAGATGGAGGCCGGGCTCGATACCGGGCCGGTGCGGCTGGAAGGGCGTGTGCCGATCGCCCGCAAGACGACGGGCGAATTGACCGCGGAACTCGCCGCGCTCGGCGCGCGCCTGATGATCGATGTGCTCGCCGATCTCGAGGGTCATCCGCCCGTGCCGCAGCCGGAGGACGGCATCACCTACGCCGCCAAGATCGACAAGGCCGAGGCGCGGATCGATTTCACGCAGAGCGCGATCGCGGTCGAGCGGCTGGTCCGCGCGATGAACCCGGCGCCGGGCGCGTGGTTCGACCTGAAGGGCGAGCGCGTCAAGCTGCTCGCCTGCGACGCGCTGCCCTTCACCTTTCCCGGCGGGGCGGGCGAAACGGTGGACGACCGGCTGACGATCGCGTGCGGCGACGGCGCGATCCGCCCGACGTTGGTGCAGCGCGCCGGGCGCAGCGTGACGAGCGCGGTAGAGCTTCTGCGGGGCTTTCCCGTCCCCTCGGGCACCGCGCTTTGACGCGGTTCGCGCTGAGCGTGGAGTTCGACGGCCGCCCCTTCATGGGGTGGCAGCGCCAGCCGCACGGACCGAGCGTGCAGGGCGCGATCGAGGCGGCAGTGCTGGCGGTGACGGGCGAGGCGGCGACGCTGCACTGCGCGGGGCGCACCGATGCCGGAGTCCACGGCCTCGCGATGCGCGCGCACCTGGACATCCGCAAGGCGATGACGCCGTTCCGCCTGATAGAGGCGCTCAACGCGCGGCTGCGGCCCGCGCCCGTCGCGATCCTGGGCTGTGAGATAGTGCCGGACGACTGGCATGCGCGCTTTTCCTGTATCGGGCGCGCGTATGAATATCGCATCCACAACCGCCGCGCGCCGCTGACGTTCGAAAAAGGGCTGGCGTGGCAGGTGCCGCAACCGCTCGACGCGGCGGCGATGCACGACGGGGCGCAGCGCCTGGTCGGGCGGCATGACTTCACGACATTCCGCTCTGCGCAGTGCCAGGCGGACAATCCGGTTCGGACGCTCGACCGGCTGGACGTTGTGCGCAACGGCGAGCGGATCACGGTGTTCGCCGAGGCGCGCGCGTTTCTCCATCATCAGGTCCGCTCGATGGTCGGCTGCCTGGCGATGGTGGGGATGGGACGATGGAGCGCGGACGATCTCGCCGACGCGCTGGCGGCACGGGACCGGGCGCGGCTCGGCCTCAACGCACCGCCCGACGGGCTGTTCTTCGTGCGCGCCGTCTATCCCTGAGGTACGAAGCGGGCGGCAAGCTCGACATGGGTCGACCAGCGGAACTGGCCGACGGGTTGCACCCAATCCAGCCGCCAGCCGGCTTCGCACAAGATCTTCGCATCACGCGCGAAGCTGCTGGGATTGCAAGAAACGTAGCCGATAACCTTGGTCTGGCATGCGGCGAGCGCGTCAACCTGTTCGCGCGCGCCGCTGCGGGGCGGATCGAGGATGACGGCATCGAACCGGTCGAGCTCGGCGACGGTCAGCGGGCGCCGGTACAGATCGCGATGTTCGGCGAATACGGGTTTCTGCGCCAGCGCCGCACCCGCCTTCAACGCCATGATCGCGTCGCGCGCGCCCTCGGCGGCATAGACCCGGCCCGGCATCGCCAGCGCGAAGGTGCCAAGGCCGCTGAACAGGTCGGCGATCGTGCCCGCGCCCGCCACCGCCTCGCGCATCGCCGCGACCAACGCCGCCTCGCCCTCCCGCGTCGCCTGCAGAAAGGAAGCGGGCGGCAACGGCACGGGGACGCCGCCCAGCGTGATCGTAACGCCCTGCGGCTCCCAGCGCGTTTCCGGACCAAGGCCATCGTTCAGCGCGAAGCGGGCGACGCCATGCCCCTCGCAGAATTGCGTGATCGCCTCCGCCGCCGCCAGCCCTTCGGCCTTGATGCCGGAGACGAGGATGTCGGGACCCTGATCGGCGAGCGTCAGATGAATATCCGCGCGCCGGCGCAGCCCGAGCCGCTGGAGCAGGCGACGCAGCGGCGCGACCAGCGCGAACAGCTCCGGCACCAGCACGTGGCATTCGGCAAGATCGACGATCGCATGGCTCTTTTCGCCGGTGAAGCCGATCGTCACGCGTCCGCCCTTGCCCTCCGCGTGAAGGTTCGCGCGACGCCGGGTCCGTGGTGGCGATACGAGTGGCGGCCGCAGCGGCGCGGACAGCCCCTGGGCATCGAGCGCCGACGCGACGCGATCGGTGCAGAAGGCGGCGTAGCTGTCGTCGTCGAGATGCTGCAGCTGGCACCCGCCGCACGCCGGGAAATGGCGGCATGGCGGGGCCTGATGGTGCGGGCCGGGGATGACCCGCCCATCGTCGGCCAGCAGGTCGCCCGGCGCGGCGAAGGCGGCGTGGCGTCCGTCGGCGGTCATGCCGTCGCCGCGCGCCGCGACGCGCAGGATGGTGGAGGGGTCGTTGGTCTGGTCGGTCACGCACCCGCTCTGGCGCGCGTGAGCGCTCTTGCCAAGTCGTCCGCGATGAAGCTTCGGCCCGCGATGCGCGCCGCACGGCCATGCAGCCAAACGCCGGCGGTCGCCGCGGCGAACGCGTCGGCATCGGGATGGGCGAGTTGCGCGGCGATGGCACCCGCCAGCAAGTCACCGGTCCCCGCCGTCGACAACCACGGATTGCCCGGCGGCGTAACGACCGCTCCTGCCGCATCGGCGACGACGGTCGTCGGGCCCTTGAGCACGACGATGCAGCCCGATCGGACGGCGGCCGCGCGTGCTCGCGCGATCGTGGTCCCCGCGTCTTCGCCGAACAGCGCGCGGAACTCGCCGGCATGCGGGGTCAGGATCGTCGGCGCCGCACGCGCGCGCAACGCGTCGACGGTGACGAGGTGGAGCGCATCGCCATCGACGAGCAGCGGCCTGGGCTTCTCCAGCACAGCCGCAACCTTCGCTCGCGCACGGTCGTCGCGGCCGAGGCCGGGGCCGACGACGATCGCGCCGATCCGAGGATCGTCGAGCCGCGCGGGGTCATAGTCCCGGTGGACGATTGCGGCGGGGCCCCCCTGCCCCGTATCGCCATAATGGGCGACATAGCCCGCCCCGCTCCGCAGCGCCGCTTCGCCGGCGAGACGTGCCGCGCCGGCCATGCCGCCGGTGACGATCGCGACCATCCCGCGCGAATATTTGTGCGATTGCGGCCCCGGTTCGGGAAGCGTCGGTCGGCCGGCGACCCGGACGTCGACGCTCTGGGGTACCAGGCCAAGGTCGACCAGCCGCACAACACCGCAGCGTGCCGCCGAGGGTTGCAGCAGATGCGCGGGCTTGACCGCCCCCAGCGCCAGCGTCAGGTCGACCGATGCGTTGCACAGCCATGGCGGCACGGTGCCGACGTCGCTGTCGACCCCGGTCGGCACATCGACCGCGATCATGAAACGCGCGGCGTTGCGCATCCGCGCGAGGGCGTCGTTCCATGTCGCGGCGAGCGGACGCTCCATGCCGATCCCCAGGATCGCATCGATCACCACCCCAGCCGGCGCCGCATCCTCGATCCCCTCGACGGGGCCGCCCCAGCCGGCGCGCGCGCGCATGGCAACCTCCGTTCTCGGCTCGCCGATGGCGGCCACGCGGACGGGATGCCCCATGCGCCCAAGGATGCCGGCGGCGACATAGCCGTCGCCGCCGTTGTTGCCCGGTCCGCACAGCACCAGGATCGGGTCGCTGCCGGCAAAGCGCCGCGCCGCGATCGCCACGGCCTCGCCCGCCTGCGCCATCAGCGCATCGGCGCCGCGACCGGCGGCGAACGCGCGTGCCTCTGCCTCGCGCATCTGTGTTGCCGTGCGGACGGGTTGCCCGGCGATATCGATCATCGCGCGGCGCGGATCGTCGCGGGCAGGCGGTAACGATCGCCGCCGATCGCCACTTCGATGCCCCCGTCGACGATGCGAACCGTGGCGGGTTCGGCGCCATCCGCCGCGACGACGCCGCGACCGTCGCGCGTCACGAGCAGGCGGTGGAAACCGCCGTCGTCGTCGTGGCGAACCGTCAGCGTCAATCCGCCCCGCGTTTGGGTCCGTTCGATCGTGCAGCCGCGCGCCATGGGCGCATCGCGCCGGGCGCACAGGATACGTCCCTCATCGTCAGCCGCCTTGCGCTGCTCCGTCTCGACCTTGCCGAGCGCCTGCGCATTCGCGGTTCGGTCCGACGGGCCGGAACAGGCGGCGACCAGCAGCAGGGCGCCGCCTGCGATCGCGTCAGATATCCGCGTAGACATGCGTTTCGGCGCGCGCTCCCGGGTGGGTAACGGCGCCCTGGTAGGCAGGGCCGACGTTCTGGGCATAGCGCCACAATGCGCCCGCGCCGTAATCGTTCACCCACGCCGTCCACGCCGCACGCCGCGCATCGAGCACGGCGGCGTCGACGAGCAGGTCGATCGTTCCTGTCTCCGCATCGATGCGGATCGTATCGCCGTTCTCGACCAGCGCGATCGGGCCGCCCTCCGCGGCTTCCGGCCCGACATGGCCGATGCAGAAGCCGCGCGTGCCGCCCGAAAAGCGCCCGTCGGTGATCAGCGCCACCTTCTCGCCCATGCCAAGGCCATAAAGCGCAGCGGTGGTCGACAGCATCTCGCGCATACCGGGACCACCCTTTGGCCCTTCGTAGCGGATAACGATGACTTCGCCCTCCCGGATCGCACGCGCTTCGACGGCGGCGAACGCATCCTCCTCGCGGTCGAAGCACCGCGCGGGCCCTTCGAACTGAAGGCGATGCATACCCGCGACCTTCACGATCGCGCCGTTGGGCGCCAGACTGCCGCGCAAGCCCACGACGCCTCCCGTTGGCGTGATCGGCGTCTTGACGTCGTAAATCACCTTCTGGTCGGGATTCCACGTCACCTGGTCGATGTTCTCGCCCAACGTCCGGCCCGTCACGGTCATGCAATTGCCGTCGAGCAAGCCGCCGGCCAGCATCGTCTTCATCAACATGTAGACGCCGCCCGCCTCGTACATATCCTTTGCGACGTACCTGCCACCGGGTTTGAGATCGGCGATATACGGCGTTGATTTGAAAGCGTCCGCGACGTCGAACAGGTCGAAGTCGATGCCCGCCTCGTTCGCCATGGCGGGCAGGTGCAGCGCCGCGTTGGTCGACCCGCCCGTCGCCGCAACGACGCGCGCCGCGTTGACGAACGCCGCGCGCGTGCAGATGTCGCGCGGGCGCAACTGGCGCTCGACGAGTTCCATCACCTGTGCGCCTGCCGCGATCGCGATCTGCTCCCGGCTGGTGTAGGGCGCGGGCACCATGTTGCTGTTGGGGAGGCTGAGGCCGATCGCCTCGCCGACGCAGGCCATCGTATTGGCGGTGAACTGACCGCCGCACGCGCCGTGGCCAGGGCATGCGACCTTCTCCAGCTCGTGCACCTCAGACAGCGGGCACGCGCCGGCGGCATGTTTGCCGACCACCTCGAACACGTCGACGACGGTGACGTCGCGGTCGTGGAAACGGCCGGGCAGGATCGATCCGCCATAGACGAAGATCGACGGGATATTGAGCCGCAGCATCGCCATCATCATGCCGGGCAGCGACTTGTCGCATCCCGCAAAGCCGACGAGCGCGTCGTAGCAATGGCCGCGCACCGACAATTCCACCGAATCGGCGATCACCTCGCGGCTGACCAGTGAGGCCTTCATGCCCTGATGCCCCATCGCGATCCCGTCGGTGACGGTGATCGTGTTGAAGCGGCGCGGCATGCCGCCGCCCTGCACCACGCCCTGCTGCGCGGCATCCGCCTGCGCGTCGAGCGTGGTGTTGCAGGGCGCCGAATTGTTGCCGGCGCTCGCCAGCGCGACGAAGGGCTTGGCGATGTCCTCTTCGGCGATGCCCATGGCGTAATAGTAGGAGCGGTGCGGCGCGCGTTCCGGACCGACGGAGACATGGCGGCTGGGCAGGCGGGATTTGTCGAACGTGGTCATGGCGCAGCCCTATGTCGCGGAAGACACCCTGAACGCAAGCTTGTTACGCGTAGTAGCGAAGTCGCGCGCGCCGCAGCGTCCGATCTTCCAGCGAATAATAGAGCGAGATCATCCCGTTCTCGACGACGGTCGATGCCGCGAAGGCGATATCGGTCTTGCTCCGCTCGACGGGTGGGGGCGGCAGGATGACGGGTTCGAGCCCGCGTCCGGTGACCGCCGAGAAATCGGGCGAGAAGCTGATCCAGCCGATCCGCCAGCGCGCATCCAGCGTCGCACCATTGTAGAACATCACGGAGTCGGCGCCCGGCAGCTGACAGATCGGCCCCGTCGACAGGTGCCAATTATCCCATGAGTCGGCGCGGATCGGAAAGGGATCGGCCTGCGCCTCCCACCGGTCGTGAAGCTTCGAGGCGGCAGCGACGCCGACGCGCGAGGCGCCGACGCCATCCTCTTCAGCGGCGGCATATTCGTAGAACAGCCGCCAGTCTCCCGCCGGCGTCTGGACGACGGTCGCTTCCTTGATATTGCCCTCGCCCGGCGGCGCGGCGAGGACGATGCGCTGTTTCGTGAGCGCATCGAGCGACGGACCGGTGGCGACGATCATCACGCCCTGCGACCGAGTGGCATCGACGCCGGTGTAATATACGACATAGGCGCCGTCCGCATCGACGATCACGGTCGGGTCCTCGCACCCGCCGGCATCCGGGTCGGACGCGTTCTTGCCGGGCGCTATCGCGATGCGATCGTCGATCGTGAAATGGAGGCCGTCGTCGCTCCAGCCGCTCGCGATGAGGCCGGTCGGATCGTGCGGCCCCAGAGGGTCGGGCACCGCCCGCACCAGCATGCGATAGCGGCCGTGCTCTTGCCAGACATAGGGGCTCATCAGGTCCATGCCGTCGACCGGCGATCCCGGCGCGATCGTGACGGTGTCGAGCTGCTCCACGGCGTAGGTCGGCATCGTTCGTCCTCAAGCACCCTGCGCGATGACGAGCGACAGCGCGCCGTCAATCGTCACGGTCGTGCCGGTGATATAATCCGCCGCTGGCGACAGCAGGAAGGCGACGAGGGTCGCGACCTCGTCCGCCCGGCCCGCGCGGCCCCAGGGAATGTTCGCCTCCAATTTCCGGCGATAATCGGCATCGTCCATAGCGTGCGCATTCATCGGCGTCAGGATCATGCCCGGCGCGACGCCGTTCACCGCGATCCCCTGCGGCGCCAGTTCCAGCGCGAGCGTCGCGGTCAGCTGCGCGAGGCCACCCTTTGCCGCATCATAGTCGACGCCGCCGGGCCGCGGCGCGTGTTCGTGGATCGACGAGATGTTGACCACCCGTCCCTTCGTGCCCCTCTTGACCAGCGCGCGGGTGAATCGACGGCAGGTCAGGAACGGCCCGACGAGGTCGGCATGCAGCACGCGGTCGAACTGCGCCAGTTCCATATCGACGAGCTTGACGCCGCTCATGTTGAGGCCCGCGGAATTGACGAGCCAGGTGACCGTGCCGAACGCGTGTTCCGCAGCCGCAAACAGCGCCTCGACCTGCGCCTCGTCGCCGACGTCGCATTGCACCGCGTGCGCCTTGTCCGCGCCGCCGGATGCCGCGACGACCCGGGCCGCGGCATCCGCATCCTTGAAATAGGTGAAGGCGACGCGCGCGCCGGCCAAGGCCAGCGCCTGGACACAGGCGGCGCCGATGCCGGATTCGCCACCGGTGACGATGGCGACGGGAGTTTGAGGTTGCTCGGTCATGGCGCCCGAGCGCGCGAGGGCACGGACAGGTTCCGTGACACATGCGTCACGGTCTGCTCGTACATCGCTCAGAGCGCTTCGAGCGCCTTGGCCACGCCATCCATCGTGAACGGCTTTTGCAGAACGGGCCGGTCGCGGAAGTGCGGATCGACGCTGTCGTCGCCGCCGCCGGTCGCGAAGACGAAGGGAATATTGCGGGCGGCCAGCGCCTCGGCGACCGGCGTGCTCTTCTCGCCGCCGCGCAGGTTGACGTCGAGGATCGCGGCGTCAAGGCCACCGGCCTCGATCCGCTCTAGCGCCCCCGCGACGGTATCGACCGTCCCGACATGCTGCTTGTCGAGCACTTCGAGAAAATCCTCGAGCATCATGGCGATCAGCGGTTCGTCCTCGACGATGAGGACCTGGGTCGGCGAAGACATGATCCGCCCTTACCGTCGCTCGTTGCGCTTTGCCAACATCTTGTTTGCGGGGCGGTTCAGCGCACCGCCAGCACGTCGCGCGCGGCCTCCGCCAGCTGCTGGACGGAAAAGGGCTTGGGCAGGAAGGCAACGTTGTCGAGGTCGATCGATCGGCGCAGCTGCTCCTCGGCATAGCCCGACATGAAGATGATCGGCAGGTCGGGGTACCGGTCGCGCGCGTGGCGGACCATTGTGGGACCATCCATCGTCGGCATGACGACGTCGCTGATGAGAAGATCGGGCCGCCCGTTACGATCGAGCAGATCGAGCGCAGCCTCGCCGTTCTCCGCGGTCATGACGGTATAGCCTTGCCGCGTCAGCGCGCGCTCGGCGACGGCACGGACCATGTCTTCGTCCTCGACGAGCAGGATCGTGCCCGTTCCCCACATCTCCACCGGCTTGGCCGCGGGACGCTGCGGCTGCGGGCGCGGCGCGGTGCCCGCGGCATGGACCGGCAGGTAGATGGAGAAAGTCGCCCCCTGCCCCGGCTTCGAATCCGCGAAAATCCAGCCGCCGGACTGTTTGACGATGCCATAGACCGTGGACAGGCCAAGGCCCGTCCCCTTTCCCACTTCCTTGGTGGTGAAGAAGGGTTCGAAAATCTTGGGCAGCACGTCGGGCGGGATGCCCGTACCCGTGTCGCTGACGATGAGCGCGGTATAATCGGCGACGGGCAGGATGTCCGACGCCATCGCGCGAACCTCCGCGGCGCTGACCGCCTTGGTCTGGATCGTCAGCGTGCCGCCTCCGCGCGGATTGGCGGCCAGCATCGCGTCGCGCGCATTGACCGCGAGGTTGACGACGACCTGCTCCAGCTGGCCGGGATCCGCACGCACCGCGCCGAGGCCGCGGCCGTGGCTGACGTCCAGCCGAATCTGTTCGCCCATCAGCCGCTTGAGCAGATTCGATACCTCCGCGACGACATCGGGCAGCTGCAACACCTGCGGGCGCAGCGTCTGCTGGCGGCTGAACGCGAGCAGCTGGCGCGTCAGGCTGGCGGCGCGGTTGGAGTTGGTGCGGATCTGCTGGATGTCGTCGTAGTCGCTGTCGCCGGGCGAATGGCGCATCATCATCAGGTCGCAATGGCCGATGATCGCGGTCAGGATGTTGTTGAAATCGTGCGCGACGCCGCCGGCGAGCTGGCCCACCGCCTGCATCTTCGTTGCCTGCGCCACCTCGCGCTTCAGCCGGCTCTCCTCGCTATTGTCCTTGAGGCTGAGCAGCACCGCGGCATCGCCCAGGCCACGCGCACCCGCGATCGTCAGCGCGACGGGCTCGTCGGGATGGTTCTTCAGCCGTACCGCCATGTCCGACGAATGCGTCGCGCCGCCCGCGAAACGGCGGATCGCATCCGCGACCGCGGCCTTGTCCTCGCGCACGACCAGGTCGCCGGGATAGAGCGGCGGCGCTTTGGCATCGACCTGCGCCGCGCGCAAGAACGCGTCGTTCATCTGCAGGAAGCGACCTTCGCGATCGACCAGCGCCATGCCGAACGGCATCAGGCTGACGAGGCTGCGCACGTGCGCCGATGCGCTCGCGCCGATCGCGGGCGCGGTATCCTCGTCGTCCAGCATCGCGACCAGAACGGGCGCCTCCAGTCCGTCGAGGAAGGGTATCTGCAACACGCGCAGCGGCGTGCCGTCGAGCCCCTCGCGTTCGAACCGGACCAGGCCGCGGCTGTCCGTGATCAGCAGCCGGCCGAAATCGCGCCCCTCCAGCCGGCCGGATTCGCCGAGCGCGCGGACCGCCAGCACGCGGTTGGCGGCACGGATACGACCGTCGGGGCCTAGCAGCGCTGCCATCACCCCCGCCGCGCCCAGCCGGTCTCCGGTCGCACCGGCGAGCAATTGTTCGGCGGAGGCGGCGAGGTCGCGCTGCGCGACGATGGCGAACCGCCAGACGAGCATGTCGCCATCCTCGCCCGCGCGCGCGATCTCCGCGTCGAGGCAGCGCCCCTCGCCCCGAAGGCCGGATGCGACGCCGCGTCCTTCACGCCACGCGGTGCGCCCCGCATCGCCCAGACGCGCGATGCCGTCGTCGTCCAGCGGCAGGCCAGGCGGCGTGGGGAAACCCGCGAACAGCCGGTCATAGGCGTCGTTGGCGCACACCAGCCGCCCGGCGCGGTCGGTGATCGCGACCGCATCACCGCTCGCCTGAGCGACCGCGCGTGTGAAATCCCAGTCGATGCTGCGCGGCTGGCTTTCCGGCACGGGCATGAGCAGGCGAACCGCGATGGCGACGCCGCCGACGACCAGCGCCGCTGCGAGGAAACCCGCGGCCAGGATCGCGTTGCCGACCAGAAGAAAGACGATCGCCGCCGCCGACGCCGACGCGCCGACGCCGATGGCCAGCGCGAGACGGGTCGGCGACATGTCGGCGGGAAACGGAAGCGAGGCCATCGACGCGTTCTTCGGGTGGAGGACGCCGATCCGTCAAGCGGTTGCGGCGAGGTGACGCGCGAGAAGGATGGATGCCGCCCCCTCCCGAGCACGGAAGGGGGCGGCGATCGGCGTCACCAGATGCGGACGCGCTTTTCGGGCGGAAGGACGAGCTTGCCCGTCGGCGCCGGATTGTACGCGCCGTACCAGGGGTCGAGATTGCGCACGACCCAGGTGCGCTGCTGCGAGGGCGAGTGCGGATCGGTCATCAACCGCTGCTTCAGGTTCGCCTCGCGGTAGTTGCGCCGCCACACCTGCGCCCAGCCGAGGTAGAAGCGCTGGTCGCCCGTGAAACCGTCGATCGTCGGCGCCGCCTTGCCGCCGAGCGACGCCTTGTAGGCGTCATAGGCGACGGACAGGCCGGCAAGGTCGGCGGTGTTCTCGCCCAGCGTCAGCGCACCCTTAACGTGCATGCCCGGCAGCGGCTCGTACGCGTCATACTGGTCGACGAGCTGCTGCGTCAGCGCCTTGAAGCGGGTGACGTCCTCCGGCATCCACCAATCGGTCAGCTGGCCGTGCGCATCGTATTTCGAGCCCTGATCGTCGAAATGATGGCTGAGCTCGTGGCCGATGACCGCGCCGATGCCGCCATAGTTGATCGCCGGATCCGCCTTCGGATCGAAGAAGGGCGGTTGCAGGATGGCTGCGGGGAAGACGATCTCCACCATCCCGAAATTGGCATAGGCGTTGACCGTCATCGGGGTCATGCCCCATTCCCAGCGCTGCAGCGGCTTGCCGAGGTGCTGGACGTTATAGTCGTGGCCCCATTGCCGCGCGCGCAGGGCGTTGCCGAACGCGTCGCCCGGAACGATCTTCAGCGCGCGGTAATCGCGCCAGCGATCGGGATAGCCGATCTTGGGCGTGAAGGCAGCGAGCTTGGCGTGCGCCTTGACCTTGGTTTCAGGCGCCATCCACTGGAGCGCGTCGATACGCTTGCCCATCGCGGCGATGACGTTGCGGACGAGCTGGTCCGCCGCCGCCTTCGTCTCCGGCGGGAAATATTGCGCGACGTAGAGCCTGCTGACGTCATCCGACAGCGCGCTGCTGGTGAAGCCGACGGCGCGCTTCCAACGGTCCTCCTGCTGCGGCGTGCCCGACAGCGTGGTGCCGTAGAAGGCGAACTGTTCCTGGTCGAACGCGCGCGGCAGCACGCCGGCATAGCCGTCGAGCGTGCGGAGCAGCAACTGGTCCTGCAGCACCGACATCGGCGCCGCGCCGACGAGCCGGGCGATGCCCTGAATCGCGCTGGGCTGAGACACGATGAGCGTGTCGACCGGCGTGCCGATACCCTTCAGATAGGTGACGAAGTCGAAGCCCAGTGCGCTCTGCGTCAGTTGCGCGACCGTCATCTTGTTGTACGTCTTGTTGGCGTCGCGGCTGTCGATCCGCGTCCAGCTGACCTGCGCGATCTGCGTCTCGAAATCGACCAGCGCCTTCGCGCGTGCGGCGGCGTTGGCCTCGCCCGCCAGCGTGAACATCTTGGCGATATGCGCTTCGTACGCCGCCTTTTCCTTGGCGTTCTTGGCGTCGAGATAATAATCGCGATCGGGCAGGCCGAGGCCCGACTGGCGCATCTCGACGACATAGGTTTCGGGCGCCTTGTCGTCCTGGCCGACGCCGGCGCCGAACGGCACGCCGACGCCGTTTCGATCGGCTTCTGCGATCAGCGACGCATAATTGGCCTTGGTCGCGGCCTTAATCTTGGTAAGCCACGGCTGGACGGGCGCCAGCCCCTTCTTGTCGATCGTCGCCGTGTCGAGATAGGTCGCGTAGGCGGTGCCGATCTTCGACCCCTTCTGCTTCGCCGCGGCTTCCAGGATCGTGCGGGTACGGTCGCGCGACAGGTCGGCGAGCGTATCGAACGCGCCGAAGCTTGCCTTATCGGCGGGAATTGCCGTCGTCTTGGCCCAATTGCCGTTCGCAAAAGCATAGAAATCGTCGCCCGGCGCGACCGACTTGTCCATGCCCTGTTCGTCGAAGCCGAACCGGCCGATCTGCGGCGCGGCGTTGCTGGTCGTGGCGGTCTGTTGCGCATGGACGACGCCCGCGATGGCGGTAGCGCCCAGCAGGCCTGCTAGGATGATCGTCTTCATTCGTTCCCCTCGGTCTTTTTCTGTTCTGACGGTTGTTCCGACAGGGGCGGGCCGGCGATCACCGGTCCCGCCCGGATCGTGTTTACCAGATGTGGATGCGATCGTTCGGTGCGAGGTAATAGGTCTGGCCCGGCTTGACGTCGAACGCAGGATACCAGGCGTCGAGGTTGCGCACGACATAGGCGCGATACTGGCCGGGCGTGTGCGGATCGGTCGTCAGCTGGTTCTTGATCGCCGCCTCGCGCATCTTGGTCTGCCACACCTGCCCGAAGCCCATGAAGAAGCGCTGATTGCCGGTATAGCCGCCGATTACCGGCGCCGGCTTGCCCTTCAGCGAGATCATATAGGCGTCGTGCGCGACGTTGATGCCGGCGAGGTCGGCCATGTTCTCGCCCAGCGTCAACTCGCCCTTGACGTGCGTACCGGGGATCGGTTCGTAGGCGCTATATTGCGCCACCACCTTGTCGGTCATCGCGTTGAAGCGCTTGACGTCCTCGTCCGTCCACCAGTCGGCGAAATTGCCCTTGGCGTCGAACT
This portion of the Sphingomonas sp. FARSPH genome encodes:
- a CDS encoding SDR family NAD(P)-dependent oxidoreductase, yielding MTEQPQTPVAIVTGGESGIGAACVQALALAGARVAFTYFKDADAAARVVAASGGADKAHAVQCDVGDEAQVEALFAAAEHAFGTVTWLVNSAGLNMSGVKLVDMELAQFDRVLHADLVGPFLTCRRFTRALVKRGTKGRVVNISSIHEHAPRPGGVDYDAAKGGLAQLTATLALELAPQGIAVNGVAPGMILTPMNAHAMDDADYRRKLEANIPWGRAGRADEVATLVAFLLSPAADYITGTTVTIDGALSLVIAQGA
- a CDS encoding hybrid sensor histidine kinase/response regulator, with the protein product MASLPFPADMSPTRLALAIGVGASASAAAIVFLLVGNAILAAGFLAAALVVGGVAIAVRLLMPVPESQPRSIDWDFTRAVAQASGDAVAITDRAGRLVCANDAYDRLFAGFPTPPGLPLDDDGIARLGDAGRTAWREGRGVASGLRGEGRCLDAEIARAGEDGDMLVWRFAIVAQRDLAASAEQLLAGATGDRLGAAGVMAALLGPDGRIRAANRVLAVRALGESGRLEGRDFGRLLITDSRGLVRFEREGLDGTPLRVLQIPFLDGLEAPVLVAMLDDEDTAPAIGASASAHVRSLVSLMPFGMALVDREGRFLQMNDAFLRAAQVDAKAPPLYPGDLVVREDKAAVADAIRRFAGGATHSSDMAVRLKNHPDEPVALTIAGARGLGDAAVLLSLKDNSEESRLKREVAQATKMQAVGQLAGGVAHDFNNILTAIIGHCDLMMMRHSPGDSDYDDIQQIRTNSNRAASLTRQLLAFSRQQTLRPQVLQLPDVVAEVSNLLKRLMGEQIRLDVSHGRGLGAVRADPGQLEQVVVNLAVNARDAMLAANPRGGGTLTIQTKAVSAAEVRAMASDILPVADYTALIVSDTGTGIPPDVLPKIFEPFFTTKEVGKGTGLGLSTVYGIVKQSGGWIFADSKPGQGATFSIYLPVHAAGTAPRPQPQRPAAKPVEMWGTGTILLVEDEDMVRAVAERALTRQGYTVMTAENGEAALDLLDRNGRPDLLISDVVMPTMDGPTMVRHARDRYPDLPIIFMSGYAEEQLRRSIDLDNVAFLPKPFSVQQLAEAARDVLAVR
- a CDS encoding response regulator; this encodes MSSPTQVLIVEDEPLIAMMLEDFLEVLDKQHVGTVDTVAGALERIEAGGLDAAILDVNLRGGEKSTPVAEALAARNIPFVFATGGGDDSVDPHFRDRPVLQKPFTMDGVAKALEAL
- a CDS encoding M13 family metallopeptidase, with translation MKTIILAGLLGATAIAGVVHAQQTATTSNAAPQIGRFGFDEQGMDKSVAPGDDFYAFANGNWAKTTAIPADKASFGAFDTLADLSRDRTRTILEAAAKQKGSKIGTAYATYLDTATIDKKGLAPVQPWLTKIKAATKANYASLIAEADRNGVGVPFGAGVGQDDKAPETYVVEMRQSGLGLPDRDYYLDAKNAKEKAAYEAHIAKMFTLAGEANAAARAKALVDFETQIAQVSWTRIDSRDANKTYNKMTVAQLTQSALGFDFVTYLKGIGTPVDTLIVSQPSAIQGIARLVGAAPMSVLQDQLLLRTLDGYAGVLPRAFDQEQFAFYGTTLSGTPQQEDRWKRAVGFTSSALSDDVSRLYVAQYFPPETKAAADQLVRNVIAAMGKRIDALQWMAPETKVKAHAKLAAFTPKIGYPDRWRDYRALKIVPGDAFGNALRARQWGHDYNVQHLGKPLQRWEWGMTPMTVNAYANFGMVEIVFPAAILQPPFFDPKADPAINYGGIGAVIGHELSHHFDDQGSKYDAHGQLTDWWMPEDVTRFKALTQQLVDQYDAYEPLPGMHVKGALTLGENTADLAGLSVAYDAYKASLGGKAAPTIDGFTGDQRFYLGWAQVWRRNYREANLKQRLMTDPHSPSQQRTWVVRNLDPWYGAYNPAPTGKLVLPPEKRVRIW